One Ferrimicrobium sp. genomic region harbors:
- a CDS encoding geranylgeranyl reductase family protein gives MNKNIDEEHSADVIVIGGGPAGAATAFWLAMRGVSVIVVEKKQFPRDKTCGDGLTPRAVVQLEAMGLQSMLDSQQKYHGLRAVAYGRSYELPWPSLPDYPSYGYVVRRSVLDQAVLDRAASVGATVLYHHEAIEATLTSGHIQSLRVKDIETDEASTLTAKVYVLAEGSNARIARSLGARRNVTKPLGLAIRGYFETDRSDEQWIESHLDLRDENGATIPGYGWIFPAGDGTANVGFGLLSNSARWRKMNTTHALERFLEKTQDAWHFPADRTVREATGGKLQMGLSIEPRSGPNFLMVGDATASINPFNGEGISYGYETGRMAANAITQSLGTGDPRPIVGFTTALQTRYAGYYAVGTLFVKAISNPLLMSSGVWLAMRSKATMTPVVAIMANLMPGSAPDRIEQIYRLTQRLREREAG, from the coding sequence GTGAATAAAAATATCGACGAAGAACACTCAGCTGACGTGATCGTCATCGGGGGCGGCCCAGCAGGTGCGGCAACCGCCTTTTGGCTCGCCATGCGAGGAGTCTCGGTCATTGTGGTGGAGAAGAAGCAGTTTCCCCGCGACAAGACCTGTGGTGATGGGCTGACCCCACGGGCCGTCGTTCAACTTGAGGCCATGGGCCTGCAATCGATGCTCGACAGTCAGCAGAAATACCACGGATTACGTGCGGTCGCCTATGGTCGCTCCTACGAGTTACCCTGGCCAAGTCTGCCGGACTATCCGAGCTATGGATACGTTGTTCGAAGATCCGTGCTAGATCAGGCGGTCCTCGATCGTGCCGCTAGCGTCGGCGCGACCGTGCTGTACCATCATGAAGCGATTGAAGCGACGCTCACATCGGGACATATCCAGTCCCTACGTGTCAAGGACATCGAGACGGACGAAGCGTCCACCCTAACGGCAAAGGTCTACGTTCTCGCCGAAGGTTCGAACGCGCGGATCGCTCGATCCCTTGGAGCTCGCCGCAATGTGACCAAACCTCTCGGGCTCGCAATCCGCGGCTACTTTGAGACGGATCGATCCGACGAACAATGGATCGAGTCTCACCTCGATCTTCGCGATGAGAATGGCGCGACCATACCCGGCTATGGGTGGATCTTCCCAGCCGGAGATGGGACCGCCAACGTCGGCTTTGGATTACTTTCAAACAGCGCTCGGTGGCGCAAGATGAACACCACGCATGCCCTAGAACGGTTTCTCGAAAAGACGCAAGATGCTTGGCACTTCCCGGCGGATAGAACCGTCCGCGAAGCTACTGGCGGAAAATTACAGATGGGTCTTAGTATCGAACCGCGTTCTGGACCTAATTTCCTCATGGTCGGTGACGCAACGGCAAGCATCAATCCCTTCAATGGTGAGGGGATCTCCTACGGATACGAGACCGGTCGGATGGCCGCTAATGCCATCACACAAAGCCTCGGCACGGGAGATCCTCGCCCGATAGTGGGTTTCACCACAGCGCTGCAGACTCGCTACGCGGGTTATTACGCAGTCGGAACCCTATTCGTCAAAGCGATCTCCAATCCACTACTGATGTCCTCCGGGGTCTGGCTCGCCATGCGCTCGAAGGCCACGATGACCCCAGTCGTGGCAATCATGGCCAATCTCATGCCAGGCTCAGCCCCCGACCGGATCGAACAGATCTATCGCTTGACGCAGCGGCTACGCGAACGCGAGGCAGGTTAG
- the hemL gene encoding glutamate-1-semialdehyde 2,1-aminomutase: MTNEAAFSRACTSLVGGVNSPVRSFNAVGGVPFFVREGHGSYVVDVEGRRYLDYIQSYGAIIHGHGDQQILSALYEAARRGTTFGAPTLGEVRLAESIKAKVPGVDLVRLTNSGTEATMTALRLARGVTGRSKIIKFEGCYHGHSDALLAASGSGVASLGLPASVGVTAAAVHDTVVLPFNEVPQIGEDIAAVIVEPVAANMGLVPAVPGFLSQLRSLTTQAGALLIFDEVITGFRVADGGASTLFDITPDLWCFGKVIGGGLPVGALAGREDLMAQLAPTGPVYQAGTLSGNPLATAAGAAALDQLNVASYRMLDGRAEQLALGLTKVIEEADLAVQVQRVNGLLGLFFADEPVTNYRQAVASVERGFYPYFFHAMLKRGVALAPGPYEILFPGLAHTVDDIDKTIDIASAAAAEARDQWHQHH; the protein is encoded by the coding sequence ATGACGAATGAGGCAGCGTTCTCCAGGGCCTGTACGTCGTTGGTTGGCGGAGTCAACTCGCCGGTGCGTTCCTTTAATGCAGTGGGGGGAGTCCCCTTCTTCGTACGGGAGGGTCACGGTTCCTATGTTGTTGACGTTGAGGGCCGTCGTTACCTCGATTACATCCAGTCCTACGGAGCGATCATCCATGGCCACGGTGATCAGCAAATCTTAAGTGCACTGTACGAAGCGGCTCGCCGCGGAACGACCTTCGGGGCTCCGACGCTTGGTGAGGTCCGATTGGCGGAGAGTATCAAGGCGAAGGTACCTGGAGTCGACCTGGTACGTCTCACGAATTCAGGTACCGAGGCGACCATGACCGCGCTGCGCTTAGCTCGTGGCGTGACAGGCCGTTCCAAGATCATCAAATTTGAGGGATGTTATCATGGGCATTCGGATGCCTTGCTGGCTGCAAGTGGTTCCGGAGTCGCATCGCTGGGTCTCCCTGCGTCGGTCGGCGTGACCGCTGCGGCGGTACACGATACGGTGGTGCTCCCCTTCAACGAAGTTCCTCAGATCGGTGAGGATATCGCCGCTGTGATTGTCGAACCAGTCGCCGCCAATATGGGACTGGTTCCAGCGGTACCAGGCTTTCTATCCCAGCTTCGCTCGCTCACCACCCAGGCCGGTGCCTTGCTCATCTTTGATGAGGTGATCACTGGATTCCGTGTGGCAGATGGTGGCGCATCGACGCTCTTTGACATCACGCCAGACCTATGGTGTTTTGGGAAGGTGATTGGTGGGGGACTGCCAGTTGGCGCCCTGGCAGGCAGAGAGGATCTGATGGCTCAGCTTGCGCCAACAGGCCCGGTCTACCAAGCTGGGACACTTTCTGGAAATCCACTAGCGACGGCGGCCGGAGCTGCTGCGCTTGATCAACTGAACGTGGCTAGTTACCGGATGCTGGATGGGCGGGCCGAACAGCTGGCACTGGGACTCACCAAGGTGATCGAAGAGGCCGATCTTGCCGTTCAGGTCCAGCGAGTGAATGGACTGCTTGGACTTTTCTTCGCTGATGAGCCCGTCACCAACTATCGTCAGGCGGTTGCATCGGTTGAGCGCGGATTCTATCCCTACTTCTTCCATGCGATGCTCAAACGTGGCGTAGCGCTCGCTCCGGGGCCCTATGAGATTCTGTTCCCTGGGCTCGCACATACAGTCGATGATATCGACAAGACCATCGATATTGCCTCAGCAGCAGCGGCTGAGGCTCGTGACCAGTGGCACCAACACCACTAG
- the cobA gene encoding uroporphyrinogen-III C-methyltransferase gives MARVVLVGAGPGDPGLITVRGLELLRSADVVVTDFLVDGRLKQLIPADVDIVDVGKRPGATSFSQDAINQELIRLSRSHGLVVRLKGGDPFLFGRGGEEVDALLTAGISVEVVPGVTSALAAPAYAGVPVTHRGLADGYIVITGHRHADAPLDYDWSALVGSKLTIVVLMGVARRGLIADALMAAGMSANTPVVAVESVTWPQERSLRTTVGQLAAQQIGSPAVIVIGTTAGLHLDWRRSLPLAGVSVHLLRPFDPCDPLADKLRADGATVIQAPAIEIQDPSDGGSALRDAMHNIERYDWLLFTSKNGVERAIGTTVDLRRLANIKIAVIGSGTRAALQRYRVGSDLMPAEFVGEALVDSFPAGPGRVLFPRAQVARDVVPDGLRAKGWDVDIVEAYQIGVPAPLMKEDLAGAMDITVFTAASTVSGYREQYPGVLPKQAVAIGPVTADRLRDLGVGQIVVADEYSVEGLTAVIRRLASSSTQG, from the coding sequence GTGGCACGTGTTGTACTCGTAGGAGCCGGACCAGGAGATCCAGGACTCATCACGGTGCGAGGCTTGGAGTTACTCAGGTCGGCCGATGTCGTGGTGACCGATTTTCTGGTAGATGGCCGCCTTAAACAGCTGATCCCCGCAGATGTCGATATCGTCGATGTGGGCAAGCGGCCGGGTGCGACGTCGTTCTCACAGGATGCTATCAATCAAGAGCTCATTCGTCTCAGCCGGTCTCACGGCCTGGTCGTCCGTTTGAAGGGTGGAGACCCATTCCTTTTTGGTCGTGGCGGTGAGGAAGTGGATGCACTCCTTACGGCAGGCATCTCAGTCGAGGTGGTGCCTGGTGTGACGTCCGCGCTGGCTGCCCCAGCCTACGCTGGGGTTCCAGTGACACATCGAGGGTTGGCTGATGGCTACATTGTGATCACTGGGCATCGACATGCTGACGCTCCTCTCGACTACGATTGGTCGGCGCTGGTCGGGTCAAAACTCACCATTGTGGTCTTGATGGGAGTTGCACGCCGAGGACTCATCGCCGACGCGCTTATGGCCGCAGGCATGAGCGCGAATACCCCCGTTGTTGCGGTTGAGTCGGTCACCTGGCCCCAGGAACGATCACTGCGAACAACCGTTGGCCAGCTTGCTGCTCAACAGATCGGATCTCCTGCGGTCATCGTCATCGGGACCACAGCGGGCCTTCACTTGGATTGGCGAAGATCCTTGCCGTTGGCCGGTGTGAGCGTTCACCTGTTGCGCCCTTTTGATCCTTGTGATCCGCTTGCTGACAAGCTGCGTGCAGACGGGGCTACGGTGATTCAAGCGCCTGCGATTGAGATCCAGGATCCCTCAGATGGCGGTAGTGCCCTGCGGGATGCGATGCACAATATCGAGCGATATGATTGGCTGCTCTTTACCTCGAAGAACGGTGTTGAGCGCGCGATAGGAACGACGGTTGATCTGAGGCGACTGGCCAACATCAAGATCGCGGTGATTGGCTCTGGGACTCGCGCTGCTCTTCAACGCTATCGCGTTGGTAGTGATCTCATGCCTGCTGAGTTTGTGGGCGAGGCGTTAGTGGATAGTTTCCCGGCCGGCCCAGGAAGGGTGCTATTTCCACGAGCGCAAGTCGCCCGTGACGTGGTTCCCGATGGTCTACGAGCCAAGGGCTGGGATGTCGATATTGTCGAGGCCTATCAGATCGGTGTTCCTGCTCCGCTCATGAAAGAAGATCTCGCTGGCGCGATGGATATCACCGTCTTTACTGCTGCGTCTACGGTGAGTGGCTATCGTGAGCAGTATCCAGGTGTGTTACCCAAGCAGGCGGTTGCCATCGGTCCCGTGACGGCTGACCGCTTGCGAGACCTTGGCGTAGGGCAGATCGTTGTTGCTGACGAGTATTCAGTAGAGGGCCTGACTGCAGTGATTAGACGGCTCGCCTCCTCGTCGACGCAGGGGTAG
- the proC gene encoding pyrroline-5-carboxylate reductase, which translates to MHDLLVVGGGVMGGALAVGIGRAEGGPRSVAILDHSPEKARFVASRFPGGVAVDSMEPAKMYLLAVKPHHLRGVLTNLPPHSKAISVAAGVRLDQLQTWAPAGAQVIRAMPNTACEIGAGVIAISEVDDGGFLTATRELFGLVGKVFVVPEKQFDVVSALSGSGPAYVFLLLEAMQEAGLTLGLPASVALELARATVRGAALLADARGEDPRTLRLAVTSPGGMTAAAIAVFEELGLRHQTLEAVRAATARAQALADHAGE; encoded by the coding sequence GTGCATGATTTGCTGGTAGTTGGTGGCGGGGTCATGGGTGGCGCTTTGGCCGTTGGGATTGGCCGTGCCGAAGGTGGACCTCGTTCGGTCGCGATCCTTGACCATAGTCCCGAAAAGGCTCGCTTCGTTGCCTCTCGTTTTCCAGGTGGCGTGGCGGTTGACAGTATGGAACCCGCAAAGATGTACCTGCTGGCGGTCAAACCCCACCACCTACGTGGTGTTCTCACCAATCTCCCTCCTCATTCCAAAGCAATCTCGGTCGCGGCGGGTGTGCGGCTCGATCAACTCCAGACCTGGGCGCCTGCCGGTGCCCAGGTCATTCGGGCAATGCCCAATACGGCCTGCGAGATCGGTGCGGGAGTCATCGCCATCAGTGAAGTAGATGACGGTGGCTTCTTGACGGCTACTCGGGAGCTCTTTGGTCTCGTGGGCAAAGTGTTTGTTGTACCTGAGAAGCAGTTCGACGTCGTAAGTGCGCTATCAGGTAGCGGACCTGCTTATGTGTTTTTACTGCTAGAAGCGATGCAAGAGGCTGGCCTGACCCTTGGCCTTCCAGCCTCGGTGGCCCTCGAGTTGGCGCGCGCCACCGTTCGAGGGGCGGCACTATTGGCCGACGCCAGAGGAGAAGACCCCCGGACCTTGAGGCTGGCGGTGACATCTCCAGGTGGAATGACAGCAGCGGCAATCGCTGTGTTTGAAGAGCTTGGCTTGCGACATCAGACACTTGAAGCGGTTCGCGCTGCCACTGCGCGGGCACAGGCACTCGCAGATCACGCCGGCGAGTGA
- the hemC gene encoding hydroxymethylbilane synthase: MKIATRGSELALWQAMHVASALPVPSEITVVETEGDRVQDRPLAEIGGQGVFAKEIQQHVLHHQAALAVHSAKDLPSVTVSGLQIGAWLPRADPRDMLVGSTLGDLPNGARVGTSSIRRAAQLLALRPDVEIVPLRGNIRTRLEKGQRLDAIFVAAAALQRLDILPEITEILSPELMVPQVGQGAIAIECRADDVATLEMLASVNDSATERAVLAERSLLRVFGTGCSLPIGGLAELSGHGLVLRAMVAAHDGTRILRGSASGDEPTQLGSTLAHSLVERGALALLSDSDGE, translated from the coding sequence TTGAAGATAGCTACGCGTGGTTCAGAGCTGGCGCTATGGCAGGCGATGCATGTCGCCTCCGCACTCCCGGTTCCGTCAGAGATTACTGTGGTCGAGACCGAGGGGGATCGAGTGCAGGATCGTCCGCTTGCGGAGATTGGCGGTCAAGGGGTATTCGCAAAGGAGATTCAACAGCACGTTTTGCACCATCAGGCTGCCTTGGCGGTCCATTCTGCGAAGGATCTCCCGAGCGTGACCGTCAGTGGCCTCCAGATTGGCGCTTGGCTCCCTCGCGCTGACCCTCGTGACATGCTTGTGGGTTCCACGTTAGGGGATCTCCCGAACGGTGCCCGTGTCGGGACCTCGTCAATTCGTCGAGCAGCGCAGCTCCTCGCCCTGCGGCCAGATGTCGAGATTGTGCCACTTCGTGGAAACATACGGACCAGGCTGGAGAAAGGTCAACGATTGGACGCAATCTTTGTCGCAGCTGCGGCGCTCCAACGACTCGATATCTTGCCAGAGATAACGGAAATTCTCAGCCCTGAGTTGATGGTGCCACAGGTTGGACAGGGAGCGATCGCTATCGAGTGCAGAGCGGATGATGTTGCTACCCTTGAGATGCTTGCATCGGTCAACGACTCTGCCACAGAAAGGGCGGTACTGGCGGAGCGAAGTCTCCTTCGGGTCTTTGGCACTGGCTGTAGCCTTCCTATCGGTGGACTGGCTGAGTTAAGCGGCCACGGGCTGGTGTTGCGTGCGATGGTAGCAGCCCATGATGGAACGAGGATCCTTCGCGGCTCCGCCAGCGGTGACGAACCTACCCAACTCGGATCCACACTTGCTCATTCACTTGTCGAACGAGGAGCCCTTGCGTTGTTATCTGATTCGGATGGGGAGTAG
- the hemB gene encoding porphobilinogen synthase, with protein MEHFRRPRRLRATPQIRNLVAETHLHREQFILPMFVREGLDRPAPIAAMPGVVQHSTASAVEEVRSLLDHGVTSVLLFGVTDHKDEDGSYACRADFVLQRTIQELKETFGDTVFVISDLCLDEYTTHGHCGVLDERGRVDNDRTLIRYQVLAQSLAQAGVDMVAPSGMMDHQVAAIREALDDSDAIDCGILAYSAKYGSALYGPFREAVDVEIANGGDRRAYQQDYRNQREALLEVELDLTEGADMVMVKPASFYLDVLSKVRSVCPVPLAAYQVSGEYSMIVAAAAAGYIDRQQTIQESLTAIVRAGADCVLTYFAKEAAAWL; from the coding sequence ATGGAACACTTTCGACGACCACGACGACTACGTGCGACGCCTCAGATTCGCAATCTTGTTGCAGAGACGCACCTCCATCGTGAGCAGTTTATCCTACCGATGTTTGTTCGTGAAGGACTTGACCGTCCTGCACCGATCGCTGCCATGCCAGGAGTGGTTCAACATTCCACGGCGAGTGCAGTGGAGGAGGTCCGCTCCCTTCTTGATCATGGAGTGACGAGCGTTCTCCTCTTCGGGGTGACTGATCATAAGGATGAGGATGGCAGCTACGCCTGTCGTGCCGATTTTGTGCTCCAACGTACGATCCAAGAGCTGAAGGAGACCTTTGGTGATACGGTCTTTGTGATCAGTGACCTGTGTCTTGACGAGTACACGACACATGGGCACTGTGGGGTTCTGGATGAGCGAGGGAGGGTAGATAACGACCGGACGCTCATCCGCTATCAGGTGCTGGCACAGTCGCTAGCACAGGCCGGCGTCGACATGGTAGCTCCCTCTGGGATGATGGATCATCAGGTCGCGGCGATACGAGAAGCGCTCGATGATAGCGACGCCATTGACTGCGGCATTTTGGCCTACTCGGCCAAGTACGGATCGGCCCTGTACGGGCCATTCCGAGAGGCGGTTGACGTTGAGATCGCTAACGGAGGCGACCGACGGGCCTACCAACAGGATTATCGCAATCAGCGAGAGGCGCTCTTGGAGGTGGAGTTAGATCTCACCGAGGGTGCAGACATGGTGATGGTGAAGCCAGCATCGTTCTATCTTGATGTCCTTTCCAAGGTCCGTTCGGTGTGCCCGGTCCCGCTGGCCGCTTACCAGGTTTCAGGCGAGTACTCGATGATTGTGGCGGCCGCAGCGGCGGGATACATCGATCGTCAGCAAACGATCCAAGAGTCACTGACGGCCATCGTTCGCGCTGGAGCGGATTGTGTGCTGACGTACTTTGCAAAGGAGGCAGCAGCATGGCTGTAA
- a CDS encoding NADH-quinone oxidoreductase subunit B, whose protein sequence is MPLEDLSYNFLTGNVEKLVQWARKASVWPATFGLACCAIEMMASGAADFDLARFGMEVFRASPRQSDLMIVAGRVSQKMAPVLRQVYDQMMEPKWVISMGVCASTGGMFNNYAIVQGVDQIVPVDVYAPGCPPGPETLMHAILTLHHQIQTGDILRRRAAGEKGTTVRMIGEPSTTKMLGGVEDLV, encoded by the coding sequence ATGCCACTGGAGGACCTCAGCTACAACTTCCTTACTGGTAACGTTGAGAAGTTGGTGCAGTGGGCACGCAAGGCCAGTGTCTGGCCAGCTACGTTTGGGCTCGCGTGTTGTGCCATTGAAATGATGGCGAGTGGAGCAGCTGATTTTGATCTCGCCCGCTTTGGTATGGAGGTTTTTCGAGCGTCGCCTCGACAATCAGATCTCATGATCGTGGCTGGTCGTGTATCGCAAAAAATGGCACCCGTCCTTCGTCAAGTGTACGACCAGATGATGGAACCTAAGTGGGTGATCTCAATGGGTGTGTGCGCTTCGACTGGTGGAATGTTCAACAACTATGCAATCGTTCAAGGTGTCGATCAGATCGTCCCGGTCGATGTCTACGCACCTGGATGTCCTCCTGGTCCAGAGACGTTGATGCACGCCATTCTGACCCTCCATCATCAGATTCAAACTGGGGACATCCTGCGGCGTCGTGCGGCCGGCGAGAAGGGTACGACTGTTCGCATGATTGGCGAGCCGTCCACGACCAAGATGCTCGGAGGTGTCGAGGACCTTGTCTGA
- the ndhC gene encoding NADH-quinone oxidoreductase subunit A, translating into MTQYLPIVIMLVLGALFASGSFVASGLFAPRRPHRAKSAPYECGIVPRTELAERFPVRFYLVAMIFIIFDIEIIFLYPFAAAAGELGTFGVIEIATFALVVFIAFAYLVANGALSWGPKRGASVEGRVARRVDLGELTASMVRGGRD; encoded by the coding sequence GTGACTCAATACCTTCCAATAGTCATCATGCTGGTCCTGGGAGCACTCTTTGCATCAGGTTCCTTTGTAGCCTCAGGCCTTTTTGCTCCACGGCGTCCGCATCGGGCCAAGTCGGCGCCCTACGAGTGTGGTATTGTCCCAAGGACTGAGTTGGCAGAACGTTTCCCTGTACGGTTTTACCTTGTAGCGATGATCTTCATCATCTTTGATATCGAAATAATCTTCTTATATCCCTTCGCGGCGGCCGCAGGCGAGTTAGGTACTTTCGGGGTGATTGAGATTGCGACCTTCGCTCTCGTTGTCTTCATCGCCTTTGCATACCTGGTGGCAAACGGCGCGCTGAGTTGGGGACCAAAGCGGGGCGCGTCGGTCGAGGGTCGTGTCGCTCGTCGGGTCGATCTCGGCGAACTGACCGCATCGATGGTGCGAGGAGGACGTGACTAA
- the hemA gene encoding glutamyl-tRNA reductase, which yields MSVILLSINESDVGVDFDRFALTRPGEEELRSSLRSLVEGGVIEEALLLSTCARTELYVMAEQFHATVDEVAAALAQSLQLPITVVQPVTRVLYGRAAVRHLLRVAGGLESAIVGESEILSQVKQALSAARESKIVLGSLGRYFERALEVGKRIRNETLIGSGNVSVTSAAALLAMTSDAALVDGTPRVGVVGSGAIGSEVARVLVDHGAEVTLMSSSPERRDLLQRELSGVRVVATSDLSDQLASLDTLVMAGSAVPMVLDGSILEGFSGLRIIDLCRPRTIERGVAEVAGVVLVDLDDVNRFVSDQLAERMEAVDSVELIIEAELADFGELAWLQDMNPVLRALYEEAERVRESELSRSLKRLGATDPAVIEELELLTHRLVNKLLHHPATSLREQTGAEGFAEFLENFKTIFRL from the coding sequence ATGTCTGTCATACTTTTAAGTATCAACGAGTCCGATGTCGGTGTCGATTTTGACCGATTTGCGCTGACCCGGCCTGGCGAGGAGGAGTTACGTTCGTCCCTCAGGAGTCTCGTCGAAGGCGGTGTGATCGAGGAAGCGTTGTTGTTGAGTACGTGCGCACGTACCGAGCTTTACGTCATGGCAGAGCAGTTTCACGCTACGGTTGATGAGGTTGCAGCTGCCCTAGCGCAGTCGCTGCAGCTGCCCATAACGGTGGTACAGCCGGTTACACGCGTGCTCTATGGAAGGGCGGCTGTTCGGCATCTTTTGAGGGTTGCCGGGGGTTTGGAGTCGGCCATTGTGGGGGAGAGCGAGATTCTTTCTCAGGTCAAGCAGGCCCTGTCAGCTGCGCGGGAGAGCAAGATTGTCCTTGGCTCACTTGGTCGCTACTTCGAACGTGCACTTGAGGTTGGAAAGCGCATTCGGAACGAGACACTGATTGGTTCTGGGAACGTATCAGTGACCTCGGCCGCTGCTTTGTTGGCCATGACCTCAGATGCGGCACTTGTTGATGGTACTCCTCGTGTTGGTGTTGTCGGTTCAGGAGCTATTGGGTCGGAGGTCGCTCGAGTTTTGGTCGATCATGGCGCTGAGGTGACGTTGATGTCGTCATCTCCGGAGCGTCGGGATCTTCTTCAACGGGAGCTCAGCGGTGTCAGGGTGGTTGCAACCAGCGATCTGTCTGACCAACTCGCTTCGCTTGACACCCTTGTAATGGCCGGATCGGCCGTCCCAATGGTCCTCGATGGTTCAATTCTTGAAGGTTTTTCGGGTTTACGCATTATTGATCTCTGTCGGCCACGCACGATCGAGCGGGGAGTTGCTGAGGTCGCAGGTGTTGTACTTGTCGATCTCGATGATGTCAATCGATTTGTGTCCGATCAGTTGGCGGAACGCATGGAAGCGGTCGACTCAGTAGAACTTATTATTGAGGCCGAACTCGCCGATTTTGGAGAGTTGGCCTGGCTGCAGGATATGAATCCCGTGCTCCGCGCCCTCTATGAGGAGGCAGAACGGGTTCGCGAAAGCGAGTTGAGCCGATCATTAAAGCGACTCGGGGCTACTGATCCAGCGGTCATTGAAGAACTGGAATTACTGACGCATCGGCTTGTGAACAAGCTACTGCATCATCCTGCCACATCATTGCGAGAACAGACAGGGGCAGAGGGCTTCGCGGAGTTTCTCGAAAACTTCAAAACTATCTTCCGGCTGTGA
- a CDS encoding NADH-quinone oxidoreductase subunit D, translating to MSSSIYTVIRPDGDSRFGLVQETSEGLQELGARSATTAAALAKETGSTLRIPEGEAELESESDDGRMIINMGPQHPSTHGVLRIMLEIEGETVLRSKPVVGYLHTGMEKTAENLTYLQGTTNVTRMDYLSPLNNELVFCLAAESLLGIEMPERATWIRMLMSELNRIASHVMWLATNGMDLGSTSMMIFGFRDREMVLSFFEKASGLRMNNNYIRVGGVAADLPDGWEDDVTAIVDTIEARTKDYDELITGQPIFRERVVGVGLLSPAQAVALSASGPILRASGVPWDLRKEMPYLYYDQVDFDVIVGSVGDTYDRYAVRLFEIRESISIVRQILDKMPKGPYRALDPKVTPPPRARIDESMEALIHHFKLFTEGIRIPPGESYVAIESPRGELGCYMVSDGSAKPFRMHIRGPSFVNLQSLPVMLHGGMLADAVAVISSVDPVMGEVDR from the coding sequence ATGAGTAGCTCGATTTACACGGTCATTCGACCGGATGGGGACAGTCGATTCGGGCTCGTGCAGGAGACCTCTGAAGGGCTCCAGGAGCTTGGCGCACGCTCAGCAACGACGGCCGCTGCCCTTGCGAAGGAGACAGGGTCGACGTTGCGCATTCCAGAGGGTGAAGCCGAGCTTGAGAGCGAATCCGATGATGGCCGCATGATCATCAACATGGGTCCACAACACCCTTCGACTCACGGGGTACTGCGTATCATGCTGGAGATCGAAGGCGAGACGGTTCTCCGTTCCAAGCCCGTCGTTGGGTACCTCCACACAGGGATGGAGAAGACGGCCGAGAACCTGACCTATCTGCAGGGCACCACGAACGTGACTCGAATGGACTACCTGTCCCCATTAAACAACGAGCTGGTCTTCTGTCTAGCAGCCGAGAGTCTGCTCGGTATCGAAATGCCTGAACGTGCGACCTGGATTCGGATGCTGATGTCAGAGCTCAATCGCATCGCATCGCACGTCATGTGGCTGGCCACGAATGGGATGGATCTCGGTTCGACATCGATGATGATCTTTGGCTTCAGGGATCGCGAGATGGTGCTCTCGTTCTTCGAGAAGGCCTCTGGCCTCCGAATGAACAACAACTACATCCGTGTTGGCGGTGTCGCGGCAGACCTTCCTGATGGTTGGGAGGATGACGTCACCGCCATCGTCGACACGATCGAGGCTCGGACCAAAGATTATGACGAACTCATCACTGGACAGCCGATATTTCGTGAGCGTGTGGTCGGTGTTGGCCTTTTGAGTCCTGCGCAAGCCGTTGCACTTTCAGCGTCAGGTCCGATTCTTCGAGCCTCAGGAGTGCCCTGGGATCTGCGCAAGGAGATGCCATATCTCTACTACGACCAGGTGGATTTTGACGTTATTGTCGGGAGCGTGGGCGATACTTACGATCGATATGCGGTCCGGCTTTTTGAAATTCGGGAGTCCATCTCCATTGTTCGCCAGATACTCGACAAGATGCCAAAGGGCCCCTATCGAGCACTCGACCCCAAAGTGACGCCACCTCCGAGGGCGAGGATCGATGAATCGATGGAGGCATTGATCCACCATTTCAAACTCTTCACCGAGGGTATTCGTATCCCTCCTGGTGAAAGCTATGTAGCCATCGAGTCACCTCGAGGTGAGTTGGGTTGTTATATGGTCTCCGATGGCTCAGCGAAGCCGTTCAGGATGCACATACGCGGACCATCTTTTGTGAATCTGCAGAGTCTCCCGGTGATGCTCCATGGTGGAATGTTGGCAGATGCCGTCGCAGTCATATCGTCAGTAGATCCGGTGATGGGAGAGGTGGATCGTTAG
- a CDS encoding NADH-quinone oxidoreductase subunit C, with translation MERSEYLSTVRARHDDGYIYLADLTCVDYLNDQTRLIDGDLRPQRFELVVNLRSFAPPAILRLRVQVPEDDPVVPSIFSLYPGAEAMEREVFDLFGIRFADHPDLTRILLPEDWEGHPLRKDYGVGRVPVQFKEVKRNR, from the coding sequence ATGGAGAGGTCGGAGTACCTCTCAACGGTTCGTGCGCGCCATGACGACGGTTACATCTATCTGGCAGACCTCACCTGCGTCGACTATTTGAATGATCAGACGCGGTTGATCGATGGGGATCTTCGACCTCAACGATTTGAGTTGGTTGTCAATCTTCGATCATTTGCGCCACCAGCTATCCTGCGTCTGCGGGTACAGGTACCAGAGGATGACCCCGTGGTCCCATCGATCTTTTCTCTGTACCCGGGGGCAGAGGCCATGGAACGAGAGGTCTTCGATCTGTTTGGTATCCGATTTGCGGATCATCCTGACCTCACGCGCATCCTGTTGCCAGAGGACTGGGAAGGCCATCCACTCCGAAAAGACTATGGAGTGGGGAGAGTGCCGGTGCAGTTCAAGGAGGTGAAGCGTAATCGATGA